The proteins below are encoded in one region of Candidatus Thiodiazotropha sp. LNASS1:
- a CDS encoding PEP-CTERM sorting domain-containing protein — MDKIKYLFFFMLSGFFGTTDALPIFSHTTNGPGFYTISADGTNEPTGLAGLNVDNIIGTAVGNDYGINYSDYFSIIDTDSDNLLQFTFTDNNNLIELTGTAFYDNEAIEAFTYSLAGETANPPVPPSSPTPTPNVPEPSTFLLLGAGLIGIGITRLRQRNS; from the coding sequence ATGGATAAGATTAAGTATTTGTTTTTCTTTATGTTATCAGGTTTTTTCGGTACCACTGACGCGCTACCAATCTTCAGTCACACCACAAATGGCCCGGGGTTCTACACGATAAGCGCCGACGGCACAAACGAACCGACCGGTCTGGCCGGGCTTAATGTGGACAACATTATCGGTACAGCTGTCGGTAACGATTATGGGATCAATTATTCGGATTATTTTTCGATCATTGACACTGATTCAGACAACCTGCTGCAATTCACATTTACCGATAACAATAATTTAATCGAACTCACCGGCACTGCCTTCTATGACAATGAAGCGATTGAGGCCTTTACCTACAGTCTTGCGGGTGAAACAGCGAATCCGCCGGTTCCCCCATCCAGCCCGACTCCAACACCGAATGTTCCGGAACCCTCTACCTTCCTTCTGCTGGGCGCGGGCCTGATCGGTATCGGGATAACCCGCTTGCGTCAACGCAATTCGTAG
- the tnpA gene encoding IS200/IS605 family transposase: MRQVESLSHTRWECKYHIVFIPKYRRKTLFGQIRQELGEVFHRLARQKESLIEEGHVMADHVHMMISIPPKYAVSQVVGFIKGKSAIHIARTYLGRKRNYVGHHFWARGYFTSTVGRDEQVIREYIRHQEAEDRRIDQLQLM, from the coding sequence ATGAGACAAGTAGAAAGTTTAAGCCACACGAGATGGGAGTGTAAGTACCATATTGTGTTTATCCCGAAGTACCGGAGGAAGACGCTTTTTGGGCAGATCAGGCAGGAGCTTGGAGAGGTATTCCATCGGTTGGCAAGGCAGAAAGAGAGTTTGATAGAGGAAGGGCATGTCATGGCTGATCATGTACATATGATGATATCGATACCACCAAAATATGCGGTATCGCAGGTAGTTGGGTTTATCAAAGGGAAAAGTGCGATCCACATAGCCCGTACCTACCTGGGTCGTAAAAGGAACTATGTTGGCCATCATTTCTGGGCCAGGGGATATTTTACTTCGACGGTAGGCAGGGATGAGCAGGTGATTCGGGAGTATATACGGCACCAGGAAGCGGAAGACCGCAGGATTGATCAATTACAGTTGATGTAA
- a CDS encoding AAA family ATPase has translation MQQGNTNSLFESPVNFPDFSARERLSTLVGIDEQKSRLAKILGLLVNPSGLERWAKRHHPSADNLIKRVLRRPPLVVLAGDVGSGKTELAETIGDAVARQENIDVTLLPLSLSSRGQGRVGEMTQLLSSAFEHTLKEANKLKGVNGSSRGGLILLVDEADALAQSRENAQMHHEDRAGVNAFIRGIDRLANAHVPAAVIMCTNRLGALDPAVKRRAADILTFTRPNDDQRRAVLDMAFSGFGMSASELEQLVSVTGPTSGRDYGFTFSDLMQRLVPSIVLDAYPQRAVSAMRALEVANRTQPTPPFRES, from the coding sequence ATGCAACAAGGAAATACTAACTCTCTATTTGAAAGCCCAGTTAACTTTCCAGACTTCTCCGCTCGAGAGCGGTTGTCTACTTTGGTGGGCATTGACGAACAGAAGTCTCGTTTAGCTAAAATTCTCGGATTATTGGTGAACCCGAGTGGGCTTGAGCGCTGGGCTAAGAGACATCATCCTAGCGCAGACAACTTGATTAAGAGAGTTCTGCGAAGACCCCCTCTGGTTGTTCTTGCTGGAGATGTTGGATCGGGTAAAACGGAACTTGCTGAGACGATAGGCGACGCTGTAGCACGACAAGAAAATATTGATGTTACGCTACTGCCTTTGAGTCTTTCTAGCCGTGGACAAGGAAGAGTGGGTGAAATGACTCAGTTGCTCTCTTCAGCCTTCGAACACACCCTGAAAGAAGCAAATAAACTAAAGGGCGTTAATGGATCATCACGAGGTGGACTAATTTTGCTAGTCGATGAGGCTGATGCGCTAGCTCAATCTCGCGAGAACGCGCAGATGCACCATGAGGATCGGGCAGGGGTAAACGCCTTCATTCGTGGAATCGACCGTTTGGCTAACGCTCACGTGCCGGCTGCTGTAATCATGTGCACAAACCGTCTTGGAGCACTCGATCCTGCTGTAAAGCGCAGAGCAGCAGATATTCTCACCTTTACTCGACCAAATGATGATCAGCGTAGGGCTGTTCTAGATATGGCATTTAGTGGTTTTGGAATGAGTGCTTCGGAGCTTGAGCAGTTGGTCTCGGTAACAGGCCCGACAAGTGGTCGTGACTATGGATTCACCTTCTCGGATTTAATGCAGAGGCTAGTGCCATCAATAGTGCTTGATGCTTATCCACAAAGAGCAGTAAGTGCCATGCGTGCTCTAGAAGTTGCAAATAGGACACAACCTACGCCGCCATTTCGGGAGAGTTAG
- a CDS encoding DUF6602 domain-containing protein translates to MENGTLHTIFSELHNDIRNQLIAARRSIGHPGAKGDASEEVWLELFKEYLPARYQAEKAFVVDSKGKFSDQIDVVIFDQQYSPFLFKFHGQTYIPAESVYAVFEAKQAVNAGYIEYAQEKITSVRRLHRTSLPIPHAGGVYPPKPLIPIIGGILTLESEWNPPLGDSLDRALCKGLGDSLLNMGCIAEHGIFLYESDSAKYMYMSSEKAATAFIFELIARLQFSGTVPMIDIREYAKFLND, encoded by the coding sequence ATGGAAAATGGGACACTGCATACTATTTTTTCGGAGCTCCACAATGATATTCGTAATCAGCTTATAGCTGCAAGAAGGTCCATTGGACACCCCGGAGCGAAAGGTGACGCTAGTGAGGAAGTATGGTTGGAATTATTCAAAGAGTATCTGCCAGCAAGATATCAGGCTGAAAAAGCATTTGTTGTAGATAGTAAGGGTAAGTTTAGTGATCAGATAGATGTAGTGATTTTTGATCAACAATATTCACCGTTTTTATTCAAATTTCACGGACAAACATACATTCCAGCAGAGAGCGTATATGCTGTATTTGAGGCAAAACAGGCAGTAAATGCTGGCTATATCGAGTACGCCCAAGAAAAAATCACAAGTGTTCGGCGCCTCCATAGAACAAGCCTCCCAATACCTCATGCTGGTGGGGTATACCCCCCAAAGCCATTGATACCAATTATTGGAGGTATACTGACTCTAGAGAGCGAGTGGAATCCCCCTCTAGGTGATTCACTTGATAGAGCTTTGTGTAAAGGCCTTGGAGATAGTTTGCTGAACATGGGATGTATAGCTGAACATGGCATATTTCTGTATGAGTCCGACAGTGCAAAATATATGTATATGAGTAGCGAGAAGGCCGCAACAGCCTTTATTTTTGAGCTTATAGCTCGACTTCAATTTAGTGGAACAGTTCCAATGATAGATATTAGGGAATATGCAAAATTCCTGAACGATTAA
- a CDS encoding IS3 family transposase (programmed frameshift) — protein sequence MKKSRYSESQIISILKEAEAGIPVAELCRKHGMSDATFYNWRAKYGGMDVSMMKRMKELEAENRRLKKMYAEERLKAEIRKEALEGKLLRPSQRREMAKHALSKHRLSIRLTCEIFGISETCYRYQPKLSGDNAHITDWLLRLTTANRTWGFGLCFLYLRNVKGYGYNHKRVYRIYRELELNLRIKPKRRLKRDKPDELSVPRQINEVWSMDFMHDRLIDGRSFRTFNVIDDYNREGLGIEVDLSLPALRVIRTLGRIIEWRGKPKVIRCDNGPEYLSSQLVEWANRHRIQLQYIQPGKPQQNAYVERFNRTVRHEWLDQHLFESITHAQDTATRWLWRYNNDRPNMALGGITPVQKLAQTA from the exons ATGAAGAAGTCTCGCTACAGCGAATCCCAGATCATATCGATCCTGAAAGAGGCCGAGGCCGGTATTCCGGTCGCTGAGCTGTGCCGCAAGCACGGTATGAGTGATGCCACTTTTTACAATTGGCGCGCCAAGTATGGCGGCATGGACGTATCGATGATGAAGCGGATGAAGGAACTGGAGGCGGAGAACCGGCGCCTGAAGAAGATGTATGCAGAAGAACGGCTCAAGGCCGAGATCCGCAAGGAGGCCCTTGAGGGAAAGT TACTAAGGCCATCTCAACGACGAGAGATGGCCAAGCACGCTTTGTCGAAGCACAGGCTGAGTATCCGCCTGACCTGCGAGATTTTTGGTATCAGCGAGACCTGCTACCGTTACCAGCCGAAGCTATCGGGTGACAATGCCCATATCACGGACTGGCTACTTCGCCTCACAACAGCCAATCGCACCTGGGGCTTTGGCCTGTGTTTTCTGTATCTGCGCAATGTGAAGGGCTACGGCTACAATCACAAGCGCGTTTATCGCATCTACCGTGAGCTGGAGTTGAATCTGAGGATCAAGCCGAAGCGACGATTGAAGCGAGACAAGCCTGATGAGTTATCAGTGCCCCGGCAGATCAACGAAGTCTGGTCGATGGATTTTATGCATGATCGGCTGATAGATGGTCGAAGCTTTCGGACCTTTAACGTGATCGATGATTACAACCGGGAAGGCTTGGGGATTGAAGTTGATCTTTCATTGCCGGCACTCAGAGTCATCCGTACCCTGGGTCGCATCATTGAGTGGCGCGGCAAACCCAAGGTTATTCGCTGTGATAATGGACCGGAATACTTGAGTAGCCAGCTCGTTGAATGGGCCAACAGGCATCGGATTCAGTTGCAGTATATTCAGCCGGGTAAGCCACAGCAGAACGCTTATGTGGAACGATTCAATCGGACAGTTCGACATGAGTGGCTGGATCAACATTTATTTGAATCGATTACCCATGCACAGGATACTGCCACCCGGTGGTTATGGCGCTACAATAATGATCGACCAAACATGGCACTAGGTGGAATCACCCCGGTACAGAAGCTGGCTCAGACCGCTTAA